From a region of the Theobroma cacao cultivar B97-61/B2 chromosome 8, Criollo_cocoa_genome_V2, whole genome shotgun sequence genome:
- the LOC18591297 gene encoding cytochrome P450 CYP82D47, whose protein sequence is MASLLPHLSTFVAGLAAILVLFFYLFRSRVTLSKTRAPQAAGAWPVIGHLRLLGGPQLPHVTLGALAEKYGPVYSIRIGIHPGLVVSSWEIAKEIYTNYDVAVTNRPRMIAAEHLGFNYAMAGVAPYGSYWREMRKIINFALLSNRRLEILKQVRVSEAQVSVKELYKTWSERNNGSGHVLIEMKQWFGDLTLNVIVRMVAGKRYFGSGAKGDDKEARRCQRAMREWFHLLGVFALKDAVPFLGFLDLGGHEKAMKETAKELDSIASEWLKEHKQKRASGEAEDQDFMDVLLSLLEGTNLASEFDVDTINKANCLSMITGGSDTPKVTLTWILSLLLNNLHWLRKVQEELDIHVGKERLVNESDLSKLECLQAVVKETLRLHPPVLLFPRFCTDEIIVSGYHVPRDSWIFLNLWKIQTDPRVWSDPLEFKPERFLTTNKDFDVGGDQYFELIPFGFGRRVCPGMSFGLQMVHLTLASLLQAFDISTPSNAMVDMTEEAGLSNMKATPLEVLVRPRLPSKIYE, encoded by the exons ATGGCTTCTCTTCTGCCTCATCTGAGCACTTTTGTGGCTGGACTAGCAGCGATTCTTGTCCTTTTCTTCTATCTCTTTCGGTCGAGAGTTACTCTTAGCAAAACAAGGGCACCCCAAGCTGCAGGTGCATGGCCCGTAATTGGCCACTTACGATTGTTAGGAGGACCGCAGCTTCCTCACGTAACATTGGGAGCCTTGGCCGAAAAATATGGTCCTGTCTACTCCATTCGGATAGGGATTCACCCAGGATTGGTGGTGAGTAGTTGGGAGATAGCCAAAGAGATATACACCAATTACGATGTGGCTGTCACCAATCGTCCAAGAATGATAGCCGCAGAGCACTTGGGTTTCAACTATGCCATGGCTGGGGTCGCACCCTATGGTTCATACTGGCGTGAAATGCGTAAAATAATCAACTTCGCTCTGCTCTCTAACCGTAGACTCGAAATACTCAAGCAGGTTCGAGTATCCGAAGCACAAGTCTCAGTAAAAGAGCTATACAAAACTTGGTCCGAAAGAAACAATGGCTCAGGCCatgttttaattgaaatgaaGCAATGGTTTGGGGACTTGACCTTGAATGTGATAGTTAGGATGGTTGCTGGCAAGAGGTACTTCGGTTCGGGTGCAAAGGGTGATGACAAAGAGGCCAGACGGTGCCAAAGGGCGATGAGGGAATGGTTTCATTTGTTAGGGGTATTTGCCTTAAAGGATGCTGTTCCTTTTCTTGGGTTTCTGGATTTGGGTGGGCATGAAAAGGCCATGAAGGAGACAGCTAAGGAATTGGATAGTATTGCTAGTGAATGGTTGAAGGAGCATAAGCAGAAGAGGGCCTCGGGTGAGGCCGAAGATCAAGACTTCATGGATGTTTTGCTTTCTCTCCTCGAGGGTACAAACCTTGCATCAGAATTCGATGTTGACACAATTAACAAAGCCAACTGTTTG AGTATGATTACAGGAGGAAGTGACACCCCTAAGGTTACTCTAACATGGATACTCTCCTTATTGTTGAACAATCTTCATTGGTTGAGAAAAGTTCAGGAAGAGCTAGACATTCACGTGGGCAAAGAAAGACTAGTGAACGAATCAGATCTTAGCAAGTTAGAGTGCCTTCAAGCCGTAGTCAAAGAGACATTACGCCTACATCCTCCAGTACTTCTCTTCCCACGGTTCTGCACTGATGAAATCATCGTAAGTGGTTATCATGTCCCTCGAGACAGCTGGATATTCTTAAACCTTTGGAAGATCCAAACTGATCCACGGGTCTGGTCGGATCCTTTAGAATTCAAGCCAGAAAGATTCCTGACAACCAATAAAGATTTCGATGTTGGGGGTGATCAATACTTTGAGTTGATCCCATTTGGTTTTGGTAGAAGGGTTTGCCCTGGAATGTCTTTTGGCCTTCAGATGGTACACTTGACGTTGGCTAGTTTGTTGCAGGCGTTCGACATCTCCACTCCTTCAAATGCAATGGTGGATATGACTGAAGAAGCTGGACTGTCGAACATGAAAGCCACCCCACTCGAAGTTCTTGTTAGACCTCGCCTTCCTTCtaaaatttatgaataa